A stretch of DNA from Pseudoalteromonas ruthenica:
AACCAGTGATAATCACCCCGGCTAAGGTCAAACAAGTGCACATGAGGGTCAAACAGGCGTTGCGACATTTACTGGGCCGTGTAACCACCGTCGATCACCTGCAGTGATCCGGTGATAAACCCAGCTTCATCGCTGGCTAAAAATGCCACTAGGCTCGCCACTTCATGGGCTTGCCCGAGTCGCCCCAACGGCTGCATGGCTGACTCCTGCGCCACCACTTCTTCTTTGTTAGCGCCACTGCGCTGGCAGTAGTTGTCGATGGCATTGTGGAACAATGGCGTTTCTATGGTACCTGGACACACCGCATTGGCCCGAATGCCAAACTCGGCGTAATCCAGTGCTGTGGTTTTCGCCATCGAAGCCAATGCAGATTTCGATAGGCTGTAGGCGAAGGAGTTGCGCTTACCCACCAGTGCTTGGTCAGAAGAAATATAAACAATCGCCCCTTTATTAGCGCTGCGCATACTGGGCAGCACGGCTTGGGTCGCCGCATAAGCACCTTTTATGTTGAGCGCGATAACTTCATCCAGCAGCGCTTCATCGGTCTGCTCTATGGTGGCGCTGCGATGAATTCCCGCATTGCATACCAACACATCAACCCCTTGCTCACGCTCGCATATCTCTGCAATGATCGCTTTTACGCTAGGCACATCGCGCATATCACAATGGCGATACTCGCCTTGCTCCGACGTGACAATATCCAAGTTATAGACGCGATACCCTTGCGCTAATAACTTTTCGACAATGGCCAGACCAATTCCTTTACTACCACCGGTTACAATAGCGATTTCACTCATATTCATTTACGCCTTGATGTACTGTAATCCCCATACTAGCATCAGCGCCAAATAAAAATATAGGAATTGAGATTATGACCTTTCGTATTGATATGAAAGTACGCGATTACGAATGTGATATTCAAGGAATTGTTAACAACAGTGTTTATTTCAACTACTTAGAGCATGCTCGTCACGAGTTTTTACTCGCTCAAGGGGTTGATTTTGCTGCGCTTGCGAGAGATAAAATCAACTTGGTGGTGCTGCGTAGCGAGCTGGATTACAAGGCATCGCTTATGCCGGGGGATCATTTCTACGTTACCGTAGAGGTTGTGCGCGAAAGCCGCTTAAAATTTGCTTTTGTGCAAAATGTTTATCGCAGTGCTGATGACAAAGTGGCCCTACAGGCCAAAGTAATAGGGACGGCGGTGAATGCCAAAGGTCGCCCTTTTGTTGCCAAAGAACTGGAAACGCTAATCACTTAAGGTGTGGTGCGCTTGAAGGTGAGCACATGCTCGCCGC
This window harbors:
- a CDS encoding SDR family NAD(P)-dependent oxidoreductase, whose amino-acid sequence is MSEIAIVTGGSKGIGLAIVEKLLAQGYRVYNLDIVTSEQGEYRHCDMRDVPSVKAIIAEICEREQGVDVLVCNAGIHRSATIEQTDEALLDEVIALNIKGAYAATQAVLPSMRSANKGAIVYISSDQALVGKRNSFAYSLSKSALASMAKTTALDYAEFGIRANAVCPGTIETPLFHNAIDNYCQRSGANKEEVVAQESAMQPLGRLGQAHEVASLVAFLASDEAGFITGSLQVIDGGYTAQ
- a CDS encoding acyl-CoA thioesterase yields the protein MTFRIDMKVRDYECDIQGIVNNSVYFNYLEHARHEFLLAQGVDFAALARDKINLVVLRSELDYKASLMPGDHFYVTVEVVRESRLKFAFVQNVYRSADDKVALQAKVIGTAVNAKGRPFVAKELETLIT